A genomic region of Sulfobacillus acidophilus DSM 10332 contains the following coding sequences:
- a CDS encoding peptidase S16 lon domain protein (PFAM: ATP-dependent protease La (LON) domain~COGs: COG0466 ATP-dependent Lon protease~InterPro IPR003111~KEGG: cyt:cce_4665 ATP-dependent protease~PFAM: Peptidase S16, lon N-terminal~SMART: Peptidase S16, lon N-terminal~SPTR: Peptidase S16, lon): MASRDLLTLPLLVVPHVLFPGSRLQLTLTQPESIELLEDVIQRDSTFVVISEKPNQELFPVGTTARVVESLRDATAMTITVVGVQRVSLLSYRHQGARLVGQCRYAVDQDDAVPPPLTEEAWALGSELFGAVAHGDRRALPQNATGLSYWIAAHVPLALAVRQELLEISSTRARLAKEISLMRTLLDGFRAEHSG, translated from the coding sequence TTGGCCAGCCGGGATTTGTTGACATTACCGTTATTGGTCGTGCCCCATGTGCTGTTTCCGGGTAGCCGACTGCAACTGACGCTGACCCAACCGGAGTCGATCGAACTGTTGGAGGATGTCATCCAACGGGACAGTACGTTTGTGGTGATATCCGAAAAGCCCAATCAGGAACTCTTTCCGGTCGGGACAACCGCCCGCGTCGTGGAGTCTCTCCGCGATGCCACGGCGATGACCATCACCGTTGTCGGTGTGCAACGGGTCTCGCTTTTATCCTATCGGCACCAAGGTGCCCGCTTGGTTGGGCAGTGCCGATATGCGGTCGATCAAGATGACGCCGTGCCGCCTCCCTTGACGGAAGAGGCCTGGGCGCTTGGGTCGGAACTGTTTGGGGCCGTCGCTCATGGGGATCGACGCGCTTTGCCGCAAAATGCCACCGGCCTCTCCTATTGGATTGCCGCCCATGTGCCGTTAGCCCTGGCCGTGCGGCAGGAGCTGTTGGAAATCAGCAGTACCAGGGCGCGGTTAGCCAAGGAGATTTCCCTCATGCGCACTTTACTGGATGGCTTTCGCGCCGAGCATAGCGGATAA
- a CDS encoding sporulation protein YhbH (PFAM: Protein of unknown function (DUF444)~TIGRFAM: sporulation protein YhbH~COGs: COG2718 conserved hypothetical protein~InterPro IPR014230:IPR006698~KEGG: sth:STH719 hypothetical protein~PFAM: Protein of unknown function DUF444~SPTR: Putative uncharacterized protein;~TIGRFAM: Sporulation protein YhbH), with product MADLVPDWSLQRKGASDQSRHVQKIRQALKERLPDLVTEDSIMTSDGHRIIKVPIRSLEQYRFRFHPWQQDRVGQDQGQGQPGDVLGTVPKPGGPGGQGGQPGEMPGIDYFEAEVTIDDIAGLLFEELGLPYLQPKPLASIPHPTWRFKDIAQKGLMGNLDKRRSLKQNLLRNARQGTPTVGKWRDEDLRFKTWIDEPQPENNAVVIAMRDISGSMGDFKKQMARTFAFWMLKFLRTHYQSVDVVFLVHHTQAREVTEDEFFQLGESGGTKVSSVYQLCAEIIQERYPPHQWNIYPFHFSDGDNWSDADNRRTVEILEKLLPQVNVFGYGEIREGGYTSTLMSAFSRIQHPRFKMVTITAKADIYPALKAFFPREEGAHRG from the coding sequence ATGGCTGACCTGGTGCCCGATTGGTCCCTCCAACGCAAAGGCGCGTCCGACCAAAGTCGACACGTCCAAAAAATTCGTCAGGCGTTAAAAGAGCGGTTGCCGGATTTAGTCACCGAGGACAGCATTATGACATCGGACGGCCATCGGATTATTAAAGTCCCGATTCGCTCGCTCGAACAATATCGCTTTCGCTTTCATCCGTGGCAACAAGACCGGGTAGGTCAGGATCAAGGACAAGGGCAACCGGGCGATGTGCTCGGTACCGTCCCCAAGCCGGGCGGACCGGGCGGCCAAGGTGGGCAGCCGGGTGAAATGCCCGGGATCGACTATTTTGAAGCCGAAGTCACCATTGACGATATCGCCGGTCTCTTATTTGAAGAGTTAGGGTTGCCCTATCTACAACCCAAACCGTTGGCCTCCATCCCACATCCCACATGGCGGTTTAAAGATATTGCCCAAAAGGGTCTCATGGGTAATTTGGACAAACGGCGCAGTTTAAAGCAAAACTTATTGCGTAACGCCCGACAAGGCACCCCGACGGTCGGTAAATGGCGCGACGAAGATTTGCGCTTTAAAACCTGGATTGACGAGCCGCAACCGGAGAATAACGCCGTCGTCATCGCGATGCGCGACATCTCCGGGTCCATGGGGGATTTTAAAAAGCAGATGGCGCGAACCTTTGCTTTTTGGATGTTGAAGTTCTTGCGCACCCACTATCAGTCGGTGGATGTCGTCTTTCTCGTTCACCATACCCAGGCGCGGGAAGTCACGGAAGACGAGTTTTTCCAATTGGGGGAAAGCGGCGGCACCAAAGTCTCCTCGGTCTATCAACTGTGCGCGGAGATTATCCAGGAACGCTATCCGCCGCATCAATGGAACATCTACCCTTTTCATTTTTCGGACGGGGATAACTGGTCCGATGCCGACAACCGACGCACGGTCGAGATTTTGGAAAAACTGCTGCCGCAAGTCAACGTATTCGGCTATGGGGAAATCCGCGAAGGGGGGTATACCAGCACCCTCATGTCGGCATTTTCCCGCATCCAACACCCGCGATTCAAAATGGTCACCATCACCGCCAAAGCCGATATCTATCCGGCGTTGAAAGCCTTTTTTCCTCGGGAGGAGGGAGCGCACCGTGGCTAA
- a CDS encoding Butyryl-CoA dehydrogenase (PFAM: Acyl-CoA dehydrogenase, C-terminal domain; Acyl-CoA dehydrogenase, middle domain; Acyl-CoA dehydrogenase, N-terminal domain~COGs: COG1960 Acyl-CoA dehydrogenase~InterPro IPR006092:IPR006091:IPR006090~KEGG: afo:Afer_1526 acyl-CoA dehydrogenase domain protein~PFAM: Acyl-CoA oxidase/dehydrogenase, type 1; Acyl-CoA dehydrogenase, N-terminal; Acyl-CoA oxidase/dehydrogenase, central region~PRIAM: Butyryl-CoA dehydrogenase~SPTR: Acyl-CoA dehydrogenase domain protein): MTETYELSEEQRLFQDTVRRLAKERVEPRAAEIDRTGEFPWDMVELFREYGLIGVGMPEEYGGGGADLLTFCLAVEEVARVCATSSLIIAAQHLGAMPILIAGNPEQKRRFLPPIAQGEQLAAFALTEPEAGSDAGGTRTRAVLDGDSYRLTGTKVFITNGGLAKTLVVFASTNPERGVKGISAFVVDGQASGLSVGRIEDKMGIRGSQTAMLNFDDVRVPRDQRLGEEGDGFKIAMRTLDRTRPGIAAQALGISQGALDVTVEHLTQRRQFGRPLIEQEAIQFMLADMQTQIEASRQLLYRAATVVERAGFETESSAEVTRYSAMAKLMCSETAMRVTTDAVQLFGGYGYIRDYPVERMMRDAKITQIYEGTNQIQRLVIFRNMLQGGSRA; this comes from the coding sequence ATGACGGAAACCTATGAACTGAGTGAAGAACAACGGTTATTTCAAGATACGGTACGGCGTTTGGCGAAAGAACGGGTCGAACCGCGGGCCGCGGAAATTGACCGGACGGGAGAGTTTCCCTGGGACATGGTGGAACTGTTCCGCGAATACGGCTTGATTGGTGTCGGAATGCCCGAAGAGTATGGGGGCGGCGGTGCCGACCTGTTGACATTTTGTTTGGCCGTGGAAGAAGTGGCGCGCGTCTGTGCCACATCCAGTTTAATTATTGCCGCCCAACACCTAGGGGCCATGCCCATATTAATCGCCGGCAACCCGGAGCAGAAACGGCGCTTTTTACCGCCGATCGCCCAGGGGGAACAGCTCGCCGCCTTTGCCCTGACCGAGCCGGAAGCCGGGTCGGATGCCGGCGGAACCCGGACGCGAGCGGTGCTCGATGGGGATTCCTATCGCCTCACCGGCACGAAGGTCTTCATTACCAACGGTGGACTGGCCAAGACCTTGGTGGTCTTCGCATCGACCAACCCCGAGCGCGGTGTCAAAGGGATCTCCGCCTTTGTGGTCGACGGACAAGCGAGCGGCCTATCGGTCGGTCGGATCGAGGACAAAATGGGGATTCGCGGCTCCCAAACCGCCATGTTAAACTTTGATGACGTCCGCGTGCCTCGGGATCAGCGGCTGGGAGAAGAAGGGGACGGCTTCAAAATTGCCATGCGTACGCTCGACCGCACACGGCCAGGCATTGCCGCCCAAGCCTTAGGCATTAGCCAAGGGGCCTTGGACGTAACCGTCGAGCACTTGACCCAGCGTCGACAATTCGGGCGCCCCTTGATTGAACAAGAGGCCATTCAATTCATGCTCGCCGATATGCAAACGCAAATCGAGGCCAGTCGGCAACTGCTCTACCGGGCGGCCACAGTGGTTGAACGCGCCGGGTTCGAGACGGAATCGTCGGCCGAGGTTACCCGTTATTCCGCCATGGCGAAACTCATGTGTTCGGAGACGGCCATGCGCGTCACGACCGATGCTGTCCAACTGTTCGGCGGTTATGGATATATTCGCGATTATCCGGTGGAACGGATGATGCGGGACGCAAAAATTACCCAAATCTATGAAGGCACCAACCAAATTCAACGTCTGGTGATTTTCCGCAATATGCTGCAGGGAGGCTCCCGAGCGTGA
- a CDS encoding camphor resistance protein CrcB (PFAM: CrcB-like protein~TIGRFAM: crcB protein~COGs: COG0239 Integral membrane protein possibly involved in chromosome condensation~HAMAP: CrcB-like protein~InterPro IPR003691~KEGG: atm:ANT_03380 protein CrcB~PFAM: Camphor resistance CrcB protein~SPTR: Protein CrcB homolog;~TIGRFAM: Camphor resistance CrcB protein), with protein MELRDGLLVFGGGALGAMARFWVAHSLSRWSARFPWGTLAINLSGSFLMGIWTGLAMSHTGLLLWAVGFTGAYTTFSTFTYDTVTLWSRGQVLAAWTNIAVSLLGGVALVATGIRLGEVWR; from the coding sequence ATGGAACTTCGTGACGGGTTGTTGGTGTTTGGGGGGGGAGCGCTGGGTGCGATGGCGCGGTTTTGGGTGGCGCATAGCCTGTCGCGTTGGAGCGCCCGTTTTCCTTGGGGCACCTTGGCCATTAACCTCAGCGGCAGTTTTTTGATGGGGATCTGGACCGGATTGGCGATGAGCCACACAGGACTTTTGCTCTGGGCGGTCGGATTTACGGGAGCGTATACCACGTTTTCCACCTTTACCTATGATACCGTGACCCTCTGGTCGCGCGGTCAAGTCCTTGCCGCCTGGACGAACATTGCGGTCTCGTTATTAGGAGGCGTGGCGCTGGTGGCAACCGGTATTCGGCTGGGGGAGGTTTGGCGATGA
- a CDS encoding putative serine protein kinase, PrkA (PFAM: PrkA AAA domain; PrkA serine protein kinase C-terminal domain~COGs: COG2766 Putative Ser protein kinase~InterPro IPR013153:IPR010650~KEGG: sth:STH788 serine protein kinase~PFAM: PrkA AAA; PrkA serine kinase~SMART: PrkA AAA~SPTR: Serine protein kinase) — translation MDLWESLEHYRSREHELHWRGTFRDYFNLVRENPRLARLSHARIYDMIAEAGVVTTPEGSHRYRFFEDDLFGLDRSLEQLVEYFHSAAQRLEVRKRILLLMGPVGGGKSTLVTLLKRGLEAYTRTDAGATFGISGCPMHEEPLHLIPDALRPDVERDYGIYIEGDLCPVCRQRLDDEYHGRIEDVPVERVLFSEKHRVGIGTFSPSDPKSQDISELTGSIDLATIGEYGSESDPRAYRFDGELNVANRGLMEFIEMLKSDEKFLYGLLTLSQEQNIKTGRFSMIYADEVIVSHTNETEYLNFVNNKKNEALRDRMILVRVPYNLRVSDETRIYQKLIQESGLKNVHLAPHTLRVASMFAVLSRLKDSKKQGMSLIKKMRLYDGEPVEGYTSKDVRELRDEFPMEGMDGISPRYVINRLSTALVKPGVTCINPLDALKTLKDGLEQHTGIGDEERERLLNLIYEARKEFDEMAKVEVQKAFVYSFEESAQALLNNYLDNIEAYVNKTKLVDPITEEEVEPDEKLMRSIEEQIGITENAKRAFREEILIRISTLARHGQRFSYQSHPGLKQAIEVKLFNDLKNVVKITTSTRTPDQEQLRKLNEVAARLIDHDGYCSECSHAILQYVGTLLSR, via the coding sequence GTGGATCTCTGGGAAAGTCTCGAACACTATCGGAGTCGTGAGCACGAGCTCCATTGGCGTGGAACCTTTCGCGATTATTTCAATCTTGTGCGGGAAAATCCGCGATTGGCTCGTTTGTCGCATGCCCGTATTTACGACATGATTGCGGAAGCCGGGGTGGTCACCACGCCGGAAGGATCGCATCGCTATCGCTTTTTCGAAGACGATCTTTTTGGATTGGACCGGTCACTGGAACAGCTGGTGGAATATTTTCATTCCGCCGCCCAGCGGCTGGAAGTCCGTAAGCGCATTTTATTGCTCATGGGACCGGTCGGCGGCGGCAAGTCCACCCTGGTGACTCTCTTAAAACGGGGGTTGGAGGCTTACACGCGGACCGATGCGGGGGCCACTTTCGGAATTTCCGGCTGCCCGATGCACGAAGAGCCGCTTCACTTAATTCCGGACGCGTTACGGCCGGACGTGGAACGCGATTACGGCATCTACATTGAAGGCGACTTATGCCCGGTATGCCGTCAACGGCTCGATGACGAGTATCACGGCCGGATCGAAGACGTTCCGGTGGAACGGGTTCTCTTCTCCGAAAAACACCGGGTCGGCATCGGCACCTTTTCGCCCAGTGATCCCAAAAGCCAAGATATCAGTGAACTCACCGGTTCGATTGATTTGGCCACCATCGGAGAATACGGGTCGGAATCCGATCCCCGGGCGTATCGATTTGATGGGGAACTCAACGTAGCCAATCGCGGCTTGATGGAGTTCATTGAAATGCTGAAAAGCGACGAGAAATTTCTTTACGGTCTCTTGACGCTTTCGCAAGAGCAAAACATCAAGACCGGGCGTTTCTCGATGATTTATGCCGATGAAGTGATTGTTAGCCACACCAACGAAACCGAGTACCTCAATTTCGTGAACAACAAAAAAAACGAGGCACTTCGAGACCGGATGATTTTGGTCCGGGTCCCCTACAATTTGCGGGTCAGTGACGAGACCCGCATTTATCAGAAACTCATTCAGGAGTCCGGACTCAAAAATGTCCATTTGGCTCCTCATACCCTCCGGGTGGCCAGTATGTTCGCGGTGCTGTCTCGCTTGAAAGATTCGAAAAAGCAGGGCATGTCGCTAATCAAGAAAATGCGCCTTTATGACGGGGAACCCGTAGAGGGGTACACGTCCAAAGATGTACGCGAACTGCGCGACGAATTTCCCATGGAAGGGATGGACGGCATTTCTCCGCGTTATGTGATCAACCGTCTGTCCACCGCCCTGGTCAAACCCGGAGTGACCTGCATCAATCCCTTGGATGCGCTCAAAACCCTCAAAGACGGATTAGAGCAACACACCGGCATTGGCGACGAAGAACGGGAACGGCTCTTAAACCTGATTTATGAGGCCCGCAAGGAATTTGACGAAATGGCCAAAGTCGAGGTGCAAAAAGCCTTTGTCTATTCGTTTGAAGAAAGTGCCCAAGCGCTCTTGAACAACTATCTGGACAACATCGAAGCCTACGTCAACAAAACCAAATTAGTGGATCCGATTACGGAAGAAGAAGTCGAGCCGGACGAAAAACTGATGCGATCGATTGAAGAGCAAATCGGCATTACCGAAAATGCCAAGCGCGCTTTTCGGGAGGAAATCCTGATTCGAATTTCCACCTTGGCCCGCCACGGGCAGCGCTTTTCCTATCAGTCGCATCCGGGTTTGAAACAAGCGATTGAGGTCAAGTTGTTTAACGATCTGAAAAACGTCGTGAAAATCACGACCTCCACCCGTACCCCGGACCAGGAGCAACTGCGCAAACTCAACGAGGTCGCTGCCCGACTCATTGACCACGACGGCTATTGCTCGGAGTGTAGCCATGCCATTTTACAATATGTAGGAACACTCCTGAGCCGATAA
- a CDS encoding L-aspartate 1-decarboxylase (PFAM: Aspartate decarboxylase~TIGRFAM: L-aspartate-alpha-decarboxylase~COGs: COG0853 Aspartate 1-decarboxylase~HAMAP: Aspartate decarboxylase~InterPro IPR003190~KEGG: bts:Btus_1692 aspartate 1-decarboxylase~PFAM: Aspartate decarboxylase~PRIAM: Aspartate 1-decarboxylase~SPTR: Aspartate 1-decarboxylase;~TIGRFAM: Aspartate decarboxylase), which produces MMYRMLTAKIHRARVTEANLNYMGSITIDRDLLDAAQLLPWEMVQITNLANGMLWQTYIIEGPRGQGDICLNGPPARHFHPGDEVIIMGYRLLTRDELAHHHPLVVFVDDQNRVRRVVTGEVPFTEGPDE; this is translated from the coding sequence ATGATGTATCGCATGTTAACGGCAAAAATTCACCGTGCCCGGGTCACGGAAGCCAATCTCAACTATATGGGATCGATTACCATCGACCGCGATTTATTAGATGCCGCCCAGCTACTCCCCTGGGAAATGGTCCAAATTACCAACTTGGCTAACGGTATGCTATGGCAAACCTATATTATCGAAGGGCCGCGCGGTCAAGGCGATATTTGCTTGAATGGGCCGCCCGCCCGGCACTTTCATCCGGGAGACGAAGTCATTATTATGGGATATCGCCTGTTGACGCGCGACGAATTGGCGCACCATCACCCGTTGGTGGTCTTTGTCGACGATCAGAATCGGGTTCGCCGCGTGGTGACCGGCGAGGTGCCGTTCACCGAAGGGCCCGACGAGTAG
- a CDS encoding CrcB-like protein (PFAM: CrcB-like protein~HAMAP: CrcB-like protein~InterPro IPR003691~KEGG: req:REQ_32360 CrcB-like protein~PFAM: Camphor resistance CrcB protein~SPTR: Protein CrcB homolog 2): protein MSLATRLGLVGLGGGIGASLRYVTALALPAFHGFWAYGFINLSGSFALGLLMAWSAQNPHRYQAWTAFGGTGILGGYTTFSTLALLVWQHQSMGWIFGLLSVLLGLWLSSFGAQLVNRVLRSRSRA, encoded by the coding sequence ATGAGTCTCGCGACCCGCCTAGGACTGGTGGGACTGGGGGGAGGAATCGGAGCCTCCCTCCGCTATGTGACCGCCCTGGCCCTGCCGGCCTTTCATGGTTTTTGGGCGTATGGGTTTATCAACCTGTCCGGAAGCTTCGCCTTGGGCCTTTTAATGGCCTGGTCCGCTCAGAATCCCCATCGGTACCAGGCCTGGACGGCTTTCGGGGGCACCGGGATACTCGGCGGGTACACCACGTTTTCGACGTTAGCTCTTTTAGTGTGGCAACACCAATCGATGGGATGGATTTTTGGCTTATTGTCAGTTTTACTCGGTCTTTGGCTGTCCTCTTTCGGGGCCCAACTGGTCAACCGGGTTCTCCGCTCGCGTTCCCGCGCATAA
- a CDS encoding Methyltransferase type 11 (PFAM: Methyltransferase domain~COGs: COG2226 Methylase involved in ubiquinone/menaquinone biosynthesis~InterPro IPR013216~KEGG: sgy:Sgly_0374 methyltransferase type 11~PFAM: Methyltransferase type 11~SPTR: Methyltransferase/methylase) has translation MRTWLLLDQLTQDPKTRELLQRAMAIPLLFDSWMIQALRRPMTARARQELDDWIQEQVVTALSEHAVYPQFPMSDMFVRTLVDTVVTTLARYRADRDARSRVQLQHARHAIQAITAFMQEEPGGWTAVARATNLVWVEEDLSALQYYRRMTREDFVSGRYHRPWGLPMLSEQMRVYRSAGLVRELFTGQGDMLELTSRGDDFLQQVSGLLSQAGVGNWRVQQQRWTVFRQLDYDRVFRRLFPDIDAVTKTFLDELPWVPGARVLDLGSGTGRVTVDLGVSERVTDSGLVYAVDPSEAMLQVLRQKCRQAGLHQVRPLGGRGESIPLPDREVDVALAVMSIHFMDPAQALNEMVRVTKPGGYVAVLSPHPEFDIREIPMMALWMRPLGDLAERFGLPFGERNGLRQGQLAHLFQSHPGLEQVQYRRLPLVASVEDHQEAFLFYVKGAAFFQHILARLPVVERQQFLKRLEDLGDEIAQHTSREEKRQWYAAESCIARVSG, from the coding sequence ATGCGAACCTGGTTATTATTGGACCAACTTACTCAAGACCCCAAGACACGCGAGTTGTTGCAACGCGCCATGGCCATTCCCCTGCTCTTTGACAGTTGGATGATTCAGGCGTTACGGCGACCGATGACGGCCCGGGCTCGTCAAGAACTCGATGACTGGATCCAGGAACAGGTGGTCACGGCGCTGTCCGAGCACGCCGTCTATCCGCAATTCCCCATGTCCGACATGTTCGTTCGAACGCTGGTGGATACCGTGGTGACGACGTTGGCCCGATACCGGGCCGATCGGGACGCCCGATCGCGCGTCCAACTGCAACATGCCCGGCACGCCATCCAAGCGATCACCGCGTTTATGCAAGAAGAGCCCGGCGGGTGGACGGCGGTGGCACGGGCGACCAACTTGGTGTGGGTCGAGGAGGACTTGAGCGCTCTCCAATATTACCGACGCATGACGCGGGAAGACTTTGTGTCCGGCCGTTATCATCGTCCATGGGGCCTCCCGATGCTGAGCGAGCAGATGCGCGTCTACCGTAGCGCGGGTTTGGTGCGGGAATTGTTTACCGGACAAGGTGATATGTTGGAACTCACCTCACGGGGCGACGATTTTCTGCAGCAGGTCAGCGGGCTTTTGAGTCAAGCCGGGGTGGGCAACTGGCGGGTGCAGCAGCAGCGGTGGACGGTATTTCGCCAACTGGACTATGATCGGGTGTTTCGCCGGTTGTTTCCGGACATTGATGCGGTGACCAAGACCTTTTTAGACGAGTTACCGTGGGTCCCGGGCGCGCGGGTGTTAGATTTAGGGTCCGGCACGGGCCGTGTCACCGTCGATCTCGGGGTATCCGAGCGCGTCACCGATTCGGGCCTTGTCTATGCGGTCGATCCCAGCGAGGCCATGCTTCAGGTTCTCCGTCAGAAGTGCCGACAGGCGGGACTTCATCAGGTCCGGCCGCTCGGGGGACGGGGCGAGTCGATTCCCCTACCGGACCGGGAGGTGGATGTGGCCCTGGCGGTGATGTCGATTCATTTTATGGATCCGGCCCAGGCGTTAAATGAAATGGTGCGGGTTACCAAGCCCGGGGGTTACGTGGCCGTCTTATCCCCCCATCCCGAATTTGATATCCGGGAGATCCCCATGATGGCACTCTGGATGCGACCGTTAGGGGATTTGGCGGAGCGTTTCGGCTTGCCTTTCGGTGAGCGGAACGGGTTAAGACAAGGCCAGTTGGCTCACCTTTTCCAATCGCATCCCGGCCTCGAACAGGTCCAGTATCGCCGATTGCCCCTAGTGGCATCGGTGGAAGATCACCAAGAGGCGTTTTTGTTTTACGTAAAAGGCGCCGCGTTTTTTCAACATATTTTAGCGCGCTTGCCGGTCGTGGAGCGCCAGCAGTTTCTCAAACGGTTGGAAGATCTGGGTGATGAGATTGCGCAGCATACCAGCCGGGAAGAAAAACGACAATGGTATGCCGCGGAATCCTGTATCGCCCGCGTGTCCGGTTAA
- a CDS encoding SpoVR family protein (PFAM: SpoVR like protein~COGs: COG2719 conserved hypothetical protein~InterPro IPR007390~KEGG: sth:STH724 stage V sporulation protein R~PFAM: Sporulation stage V, protein R~SPTR: Stage V sporulation protein R), with protein MAKSYPSDQAIWELSRELGLDPCPVHFESVPAPVLYEFAAYLIPGRMSHWSYGKAYHLMKTRYDYGLNKLYEMVVNTNPAYAFLLDSNSELENTFVRAHVMGHVDFFQHNTAFAHTPPDMIEVVTRHAERVRQYEFQFGRDQVESFLDAVLSLEEHVSWPTPPIHLPARAKPAPLSPAERQWVEELGHPPLGPGESRIHQIHPRQAPEDDLLKFIMQESRHLDDWQRDIVAMVRDEMVYFWPQIRTKIMNEGWASYWHVAIMRQLPLDDQDYLDFARLHSQVTAPVMYHVNPYALGYAIFSDIERRYGREALFLARTVDDDVSFVRNYLTEEIARDLHLLVYGPDQDHIVVKTRDFEEVRQKLVNELVHGGIPVIEVDDGDFNRRGELYLIHRHEGVDLDLPYAERTLHYVYQLWGRPVHLETVANRKKLILTYDGKTDSKVVL; from the coding sequence GTGGCTAAGTCCTACCCATCCGATCAGGCCATTTGGGAGCTATCCCGGGAACTCGGGCTCGATCCCTGTCCGGTCCATTTTGAAAGCGTGCCCGCACCCGTGCTATATGAATTTGCGGCGTATCTCATTCCCGGCCGCATGTCACATTGGTCGTACGGCAAAGCGTATCATTTGATGAAGACCCGGTATGATTACGGACTCAACAAGCTCTATGAAATGGTGGTCAATACCAATCCGGCTTACGCGTTTTTGCTGGATTCCAATTCGGAATTGGAGAACACGTTTGTTCGTGCCCATGTCATGGGACACGTGGACTTTTTTCAGCATAATACGGCATTTGCCCATACGCCCCCGGACATGATTGAAGTGGTGACCCGCCATGCCGAGCGGGTACGCCAGTATGAATTTCAATTTGGCCGCGATCAGGTGGAATCCTTCTTAGATGCGGTGCTTTCTCTCGAGGAGCATGTCTCGTGGCCCACCCCGCCGATCCATTTGCCCGCCCGGGCGAAACCGGCGCCCTTAAGTCCAGCCGAACGCCAATGGGTGGAAGAATTAGGCCATCCGCCGCTCGGCCCGGGAGAGTCTCGCATTCACCAAATTCATCCCCGACAAGCCCCCGAGGATGATCTGCTGAAATTCATTATGCAGGAAAGTCGCCACCTCGACGATTGGCAGCGCGATATTGTCGCGATGGTGCGGGACGAAATGGTCTATTTCTGGCCGCAAATCCGCACCAAAATCATGAACGAAGGCTGGGCCAGCTATTGGCATGTGGCGATTATGCGGCAATTACCGCTCGACGATCAAGATTATCTGGATTTTGCCCGGTTGCATAGCCAAGTCACGGCCCCGGTGATGTATCATGTCAATCCCTACGCCCTCGGCTACGCCATTTTCTCGGACATTGAACGGCGTTATGGTCGAGAAGCGCTCTTCTTAGCCCGGACGGTCGACGACGACGTCAGTTTTGTCCGCAACTATCTGACCGAGGAGATTGCCCGGGATCTCCACCTGTTGGTGTATGGCCCGGATCAAGATCATATCGTGGTAAAGACTCGCGATTTTGAGGAGGTGCGGCAGAAACTGGTCAATGAATTGGTCCATGGCGGCATTCCGGTGATTGAGGTGGATGACGGCGATTTTAACCGTCGAGGCGAATTGTATCTGATTCACCGCCATGAAGGCGTGGATTTGGACCTACCCTATGCCGAACGGACTTTGCACTACGTCTACCAGTTGTGGGGACGGCCCGTCCATTTGGAGACGGTCGCGAACCGGAAAAAACTGATTCTCACCTACGATGGCAAAACCGACTCCAAAGTCGTGCTTTAG